TTCgtcataaaaagaatatattattatgaatcCCAGTCAGaagcatgtaaaaaaaagtataaagcTGATTTAACGTCGAATAATTGACATTGACATTGATTCGATGTTGAATTAAtgtttagaaattaatatcgggattgaattaattatatgttaatgtATGTTTCTGATTGGAatgtatataacaattatataataactaaaataatgtaaatgatAGTATAAATTGAACGATTTTGCCaagaaaaaatcaattgaGGCATTCTGTGATAatcaattgcaataataattttaaaatctttttcttacaagaattttatttacattaaaaatatttttataaagattaactttaaaactttttatttttaataatgtaaaaaaatggaattgttaattatcagtaataattatagaaaatagttaaataaaaataaaaaagaatagtaaaaaaaattatagaatgtaattatataaaaataaaaaagaatggatattatcaaacattatcaaatacaatttacatctttctttttctcttatatttGATGCCtggtgtaaaatttttgttaaatttctgtataagtattattattgtatgaaaatagcatttctgcaaaattattgaaaatttactaaaattttactgaaagtaattttttcggCAAACAAGCTAAAACTCGGCAAACAAGCTGAAACTGAACTGAAATTTCTctgaaaatttactaaaatgtttctgacatttctgaaataaaaattctttcaattttcagtaaaatttcagcaaaattttCTATCAGGATTGctttaatttacaatactaTATGTTAATGAATAGGTTGGCGACAACGCGACGGTTTGCTTCAAAGCCGAGCCTTGGAAGGAATATTGCGTAGAGCCACCGTGCGGTCAGCTGAATCCCACCAGCGATAAGGTGTACGAGGTCCTCGAaggaatttataaagatatgtTAGAAGACTTTCAATATCCGGACATCTTTCACATGGGCGGTGACGAAGTAAACATCAATTGCTGGAGATCGCAAAATATTATCACCGATTGGATGCAGAAGAAAGGATGGGATCTTAACGAAACCAGCTTCTACCTATTGTGGGACTATTTTCAAGAGAAGGCTCTGGAGAAACTGAAAATTGCCAATGGTGGCAAGAACATTCCGGCTCTCCTATGGACCAGCGGATTGACGAGCGAGgagaatattaaacatttagatCCTGCGGAATACATTATTCAGATTTGGACGCTTGGTGATGATCCAACTATTGGCAGACTGTTACGAAATAACTTCAAGATTATTTTCTCGAATTACGATGCTCTTTATCTTGATTGTGGGTGAGCAAACATTATGGATTATATTGCTGCATATATGTATCTATTTTACTACAAACCATAAGGTGTATCTAGTATTTAATTGcagttataaaagaaattatagtattatagtattaataattgttggACGCTACTTACataatagaagaaaagaattttcttttagaatttatcttcaaaattattgtaattgtgaataaCAACGTAGAttacgaaaaattttactatatataaattatagttcaataaaaaatttatcaaaacggGAGTAGCTATTTTGTACAGTTTTTTGAACGCTAAATACAATGGTAATTTTCCAAATTGTTCTATCAAATTAtggttttgaaaaatttgcagttaaaatagtaaaaaagatatacttGGTCATATTACAACTATAATATGTGAGAAGTTTTATTACAATCAAAATgaagtatatatattgtttcaacttttaaaagaaattttttatgtgggctatgattaataaattattttatttgattaaatatggaTTATATATCTAATGTaccttatatattattttttgctaaaatttaaacatgaattaatttttattggctGTACTAATTTCATCTTTttgaatttatgaattttaacattaaatttgcatttgttaaaaacttctatacataaatttttacaatctattgacatttattatattgaattaattttgattcaatttaccaattttagtaaaatttaataaaatttggtaaaattttttgtaaaatttggttaaattttattaaaataatagtaacatTCTTTAAAGTTTCAATGTTGTCTTACGACTATCATGATTCTAaagatagatttaaaaaattatttctgtgtataaacatatattaaaccTTCTTAAgactaaatattaattgtgttTCTCGTAGATTTGGAGCTTGGGTAGGCGAGGGTAACAATTGGTGCGCGCCATATAAAGGTTGGCAAAAGGTCTATGATAACTCTCCATTACAgatgataaaaaaacaagGATACGGGAATAAGAAGCATCTTATTCTAGGTAAattctttgttaaaattttattaacattcttTGTACGAACTGCGTGTTAGAAAAGTCATCAATACCAACATAAATCTTCTAAAACAACATTCTCcttatttctcaaaaattatatataacgtgaTCTCCttagataaattaaagtaaaaacctataatttatataaccatggcttttttctatgtaaaatttgtcaaaaattaatttttcaaaaacaagaatcaaatttatataattacccTTTGTGCAAATTGCATAGTTTTAATAGTAAgtacattacatttaatagTAAGTACACTAATAATATTagatcattttatattatattgttgtgCTTTATTGAACATATActgaacatttatataaaatgagaaaagttttatgttgTAGTGAAAGACTTCTAAGAATtcttacatacattaatttatacgtaTTTTGCACAGATGATTTAtgttgaaaaagaaaaggaaactGTAGCATTACtgtctattatattattttgggatttattttgtcagacacttatttttgcaaattttaaaacttaaaacgaaaaaattacTGTAAATTTCAagatgatattataaaaatggtcatatttgatagaagacactttctaatttgatttatattcataaaattttattttagtttttgtttaagaaatatccaaaaataaagtaatatgtCACTATTGGCAAACTCTTTCTATTAGACAAcgttaagatattaaataagatcgcattaaaattatagctagttaaaaattgtttgtttTCTCTTCACTGttcaaaagaaagaaatgaccgtttaaagatattattaagacttatcaattaaaaccaatttaatagaaaaatataaagtattcaaATTTGTTAAACTTGTACATctcatttgtaatattaatattttaaattattacaatttttacgtatttttctttttaggtGGAGAAGCAACGCTTTGGGCCGAACAGGCGGACAGCGCTAATACCGATTCAAGATTGTGGCCAAGATCTGCCGCAATGGCTGAAAGATTATGGACCGAGCCGGATTCTAAATGGCATCACGCTGAACAAAGAATGTTGAGGCATCGTGAGAGGCTCGTCGAAAGAAAAATCTATGCGGATAGCTTGCAACCTGAGTGGTGCTTGCAGAATCAAGGGTCATGTTACGCATAAATCTacgattatattaaaatttattttattttgctccTATGCAATCTTACTGTTTCCAACAGAATAAACCATGTTAATTAATCatatcttgttttattttctctcaCATCTTTTTTCTTACCTTCATTTTGTAGAAGTCTTATTGACTCAAAAAGTTCAGAAGTTTTGTATATATCACTTCGATCATTTGTGCCGttacaatgcaaaaattaaactgcatgtgtattaaattttgttggaGAAAAACGTATActtcatatttaaaagaaatcacACAGTGTTTAgtttatttacaaatgtaaatatttaattaagaacaatatgattatttataaaatatgtttaacaaaaattaacgtttattaacataactaacattataaaatgGAACTTATGTCTTATCTTCTGAGAtgacaatgtaattgtaaattttattatttttattcaaagcactatatataatattttcaaattctaaaaaaagagagacaatAAATAGCggtcatataaaataatattgtacattgAATATATATCAGGGTGGTTGAAGAGAGCTCTCACTGTCTCTCTTTGATAGAGATTatctatcaaaatttatttatcgcagctctcgaaaaaattaatcatacatAAGTATGTAtgcgtataagatgtttcgCGATAAAACTGATAAACTTCTAGAATGCATTCTAGGATAAtcataaattacttttatcaaaaagaatttatatattaaaactaattaatatgttgcttaaaaaaatatttagaagaaattttagtatttctttatattaggGAACACCGCTCCAATCTTGACcttaatgtatgtaattaaatttcagaaaaaattaaaggattcctgtttattacaaataataaaaatcaaattgtgAAACAGGTTACATGGAAAATGgtcttaagtttatttttcttataacaccttgtatataataaatgtgtgtgtgtgtgtgtgtgtgtgtgtgtgtgtgtgtgtgtgttgtgtgtgctGTGTGTCTGCGTGTACAGTAATGGGCTAGAATTTCCAATTCAGCTTGCGATGGTCAATAATCCTCCCTGacttatagaaaaaaaaaaattaaattattaacatgtaGCGTTGAATTgtttcaatatataatctagaatactacacacacatatattttgtctATAACATTAGTTACTTTGGTACGCAGTATATAGCTTcaattttcatatttggatTGCCAAAAAATCTAATTGCGTTTCCCTGTTCTATAAGTTTGTTATTTATCGGTTTTCTTATGAATATCCTGTATATGAGATGACAGAATGGAATCAGAAATAATTGGATCTCAGATTTGATCTTTCATTTTAAACGGATTTTAAATTCGTAATGTTCGTGAAGTACAACATCGACAACTCTTATAATAGGCGGCAGGATATAAAACACAGAAAGCAAGGGGAAACTActgtttctatttattatttacatttccATAAGAATCCATGAATATGA
This sequence is a window from Monomorium pharaonis isolate MP-MQ-018 chromosome 3, ASM1337386v2, whole genome shotgun sequence. Protein-coding genes within it:
- the LOC105835067 gene encoding chitooligosaccharidolytic beta-N-acetylglucosaminidase isoform X2, with the protein product MSIGKTVVQFNPDNIEIVGISTQTVVGNLLQKNIARIKENAKKLGGPVSLKTGGTGLTIHFKEGLNSSSAKLTLETDESYILQVITVNGQVEVYVTANTFFGARHALETLSQLIVFDDLRNELQIANEIYIIDGPKYPYRGILLDTSRNYVDKETILRTIDGMAMSKLNTFHWHITDSQSFPYVSKTWPDFVKYGSYTPTKIYTSEMIREIFDYALVRGVRVLPEFDAPAHVGEGWQWVGDNATVCFKAEPWKEYCVEPPCGQLNPTSDKVYEVLEGIYKDMLEDFQYPDIFHMGGDEVNINCWRSQNIITDWMQKKGWDLNETSFYLLWDYFQEKALEKLKIANGGKNIPALLWTSGLTSEENIKHLDPAEYIIQIWTLGDDPTIGRLLRNNFKIIFSNYDALYLDCGFGAWVGEGNNWCAPYKGWQKVYDNSPLQMIKKQGYGNKKHLILGGEATLWAEQADSANTDSRLWPRSAAMAERLWTEPDSKWHHAEQRMLRHRERLVERKIYADSLQPEWCLQNQGSCYA